From a single Calothrix sp. NIES-2098 genomic region:
- a CDS encoding acyltransferase 3, giving the protein MRRVSELEGLRGILALWVVITHILPTAGIQENLLGPFKLIAQGFYAVDVFIIISGFVIFYLLDNAEEKITTFITRRFLRIYPVYLVCLIVSIILTPFYLKTLEQLPYPSISRINVIGDSLRFFVPHIIAHLTLLHGILPQAILPSSAYAFIGQAWSISLEWQFYLIAPFVFYLIKFKRAKLFTLFIIFLFTISHLFSFQKSFILSKSSIILFFIGIMSFYIYKYYNPTYISRFQALILMPVTVVFTILLLKNPAITLWSLIFCCVLSKDVLIPKFICKILNHPYILFIGKISYSIYLSHIIVLYSIAYLLYKYLPSLNQYIFLLSLTILTITITIILSNFLYTQVEKPFIQLGKSLFSHKPTNEY; this is encoded by the coding sequence ATGAGACGGGTATCAGAACTAGAAGGACTACGTGGAATTCTCGCATTGTGGGTTGTCATAACTCATATTCTACCCACTGCCGGAATTCAAGAAAATTTATTAGGCCCGTTTAAGTTAATTGCTCAAGGATTTTATGCAGTTGATGTTTTTATCATAATTAGCGGGTTTGTAATTTTCTATTTATTAGATAATGCAGAGGAAAAAATAACTACTTTTATCACAAGACGGTTTCTTAGAATATATCCTGTATATTTGGTTTGCCTAATTGTTTCGATAATACTGACTCCTTTTTATTTAAAAACTCTTGAACAGCTTCCCTATCCAAGTATCTCCAGAATAAATGTTATCGGAGATAGCTTACGTTTTTTTGTACCACATATTATTGCCCATTTAACCCTACTACACGGAATTCTCCCTCAGGCAATACTGCCTAGTAGTGCATATGCATTTATTGGTCAGGCTTGGAGTATTTCTTTGGAATGGCAGTTCTATTTAATCGCTCCTTTTGTTTTCTATTTAATCAAGTTCAAAAGAGCCAAATTATTTACTTTATTCATAATATTTTTATTTACAATTAGCCATTTGTTTAGCTTCCAAAAATCTTTCATTCTGTCAAAAAGTTCAATAATCCTATTTTTTATAGGAATAATGTCTTTTTATATTTATAAATATTATAACCCTACTTATATTTCTCGATTTCAAGCTTTGATTTTAATGCCTGTTACTGTTGTGTTTACCATTTTACTACTAAAGAATCCTGCAATTACTTTATGGTCATTAATATTTTGTTGTGTGTTGTCGAAAGATGTTTTAATTCCAAAATTTATATGTAAAATATTGAATCATCCTTATATTTTATTTATTGGAAAAATTTCTTATTCTATATATTTGTCACACATAATAGTTTTATATAGTATTGCATATTTACTATATAAATATTTACCTTCTTTAAATCAATATATATTTCTTTTATCTTTAACAATATTAACAATAACTATAACAATTATATTGTCTAATTTTCTCTATACTCAAGTTGAAAAACCATTCATTCAATTAGGAAAATCACTGTTTTCCCACAAACCAACTAATGAATACTAA
- a CDS encoding group 1 glycosyl transferase: MLTTYSNWISCQIGAREHYAISRALHQQGQLAHLITDAWVLPRSSLNLLPKNLLTKLRERYHPDLAQASVYTFTSSLISFELTQRIQRKTGWELIIARNYWFQKESVRFLERISHKFRDRPTLFAYSYAALELFRYAKTKGWYTVLGQIDPGILEEKLVLEEHTKYPNYASKSIQAPLSYWNNWQEECSLADRIVVNSQWSSRLLQEAGISGHKIEIIPLIYTPSDAAKHWVRTYPQSFSQERPLRVLFLGQVILRKGMAALLEAVEYLKGYPIEFWIVGLPQIKISPALQTHPQIRWFGQISRSQTVNYYQNADVFLFPTLSDGFGLTQLEAQAWRLPIIASRYCGDVAIDGCNGLVLSEVNGEAIAESLIFCLQHPEDLRGFSQHSSTVRSFDLSQLANQLQSISVT, translated from the coding sequence ATGCTTACAACATATTCTAATTGGATCTCTTGTCAAATTGGAGCACGTGAGCATTATGCTATCTCTAGAGCCTTACACCAGCAGGGACAACTTGCTCATTTGATTACAGATGCTTGGGTATTGCCTCGGTCATCACTAAATCTTTTACCTAAAAATTTACTGACTAAGTTACGAGAAAGATACCATCCAGATTTAGCTCAAGCATCTGTTTATACTTTTACTAGTTCTTTAATTAGTTTTGAATTGACACAACGTATTCAAAGAAAAACTGGGTGGGAATTAATCATTGCACGTAATTATTGGTTCCAAAAAGAGTCAGTGCGATTTTTAGAGCGAATCAGTCATAAATTTAGAGATCGCCCAACTCTTTTTGCCTATAGTTATGCTGCTTTAGAACTGTTTCGTTACGCGAAAACAAAAGGTTGGTACACGGTTCTAGGACAAATCGATCCAGGTATCTTGGAGGAAAAGTTAGTTTTAGAAGAACATACTAAATATCCAAACTATGCCTCTAAATCAATTCAAGCACCATTAAGTTACTGGAATAATTGGCAGGAAGAATGCTCATTAGCCGATCGCATTGTAGTTAACTCACAATGGTCAAGTCGGTTACTTCAAGAAGCAGGAATTTCTGGACACAAGATTGAGATTATACCTCTAATCTACACCCCGTCAGATGCAGCCAAACACTGGGTCAGAACTTATCCTCAATCTTTCTCTCAAGAGCGACCTCTTAGGGTTTTATTTTTGGGACAGGTAATTTTGCGCAAAGGAATGGCGGCTTTATTAGAAGCTGTTGAATATCTCAAAGGTTATCCAATTGAGTTTTGGATAGTCGGTTTGCCGCAGATCAAGATTTCCCCAGCCTTGCAAACTCATCCTCAAATCCGCTGGTTCGGTCAAATCTCCCGCAGTCAAACAGTTAACTACTATCAAAATGCTGATGTCTTCTTGTTTCCAACTTTATCTGATGGTTTTGGGCTAACTCAACTCGAAGCCCAAGCTTGGCGATTACCGATTATTGCTTCTCGCTACTGCGGTGATGTTGCGATCGATGGATGCAATGGATTGGTGCTATCTGAGGTGAATGGTGAGGCGATCGCTGAATCTTTGATATTTTGTCTTCAGCATCCAGAGGACTTGCGAGGGTTTTCCCAACACTCAAGTACTGTCCGCAGTTTCGATCTGTCCCAACTTGCTAACCAATTGCAGAGTATCTCTGTTACTTAA